A portion of the Micromonospora tarapacensis genome contains these proteins:
- a CDS encoding ArsR/SmtB family transcription factor produces MSRQAEPLSVVDLTAAAACCPPLAQQRVPGEVAAALAPAFKALGDPVRLQLMSMIASAAGGEVCVCDLTPAFDLTGPTISHHLRTLREAGLVDAERRGTWVYYRARPQVLRQLAALLSVESTSAPPP; encoded by the coding sequence ATGTCGAGACAGGCGGAGCCACTTTCGGTCGTTGATCTCACGGCCGCCGCTGCGTGTTGCCCCCCGCTGGCACAGCAGCGGGTGCCGGGTGAGGTCGCCGCGGCGCTCGCGCCCGCGTTCAAGGCCCTCGGTGATCCGGTGCGACTGCAGTTGATGTCGATGATCGCCTCGGCGGCGGGCGGAGAGGTGTGCGTCTGCGATCTGACGCCGGCGTTCGATCTGACCGGGCCGACGATCTCGCATCACCTCAGGACGCTGCGCGAGGCGGGTCTGGTGGATGCCGAGCGGCGGGGCACCTGGGTCTACTACCGGGCCCGACCGCAGGTCCTGCGGCAACTCGCCGCGCTGCTGTCGGTCGAATCGACGTCCGCGCCACCCCCGTAG
- a CDS encoding 50S ribosomal protein L36 — MKVRSSLRSLKRKPGSAVVRRRGRVVVVNRLNPQWKSRQG; from the coding sequence ATGAAGGTACGCAGCTCCCTACGGTCCCTGAAGCGGAAGCCAGGCTCGGCGGTGGTGCGCCGGCGTGGCCGGGTGGTCGTGGTGAACCGCCTCAACCCGCAGTGGAAGAGCCGCCAGGGCTGA
- a CDS encoding low temperature requirement protein A encodes MTSGLPGRLLRRREVSRRASFLELFFDLAFILALNRVSRALEEDLTAVGAFRTALLLAAIWWVWFVTAWSTDWFDPGTPLIIALLLWVMFGGMLMAAAAPTAYAGHALVFAGAYVAIHLGRAAMLLPALRGHPLQLRTLRVAIWFAASGALWLVGAFVEPAQVILWTVAVVIDLSMARLRWPTPALGRSNWADLQVIGEHLSERYQQIYIIALGELILTAGITYSGRGFDPHRTLAFALVFVSAVSIGRLYLLPGGMRLGAVIEAIGPTGSHLALLAGYLHLVMISGVVAISVGSQLMIEDPFSHHPAVFVTLAAGPALFLVGWILLAAAVHRRVSWHRALGLVAIVAGAVAGRNLPLLGYSAIATGILILIAHGDALVSRAARSRSPSRDG; translated from the coding sequence ATGACCAGCGGGTTGCCGGGGCGACTGTTGCGGCGGCGGGAGGTCTCCCGCCGGGCATCGTTCCTGGAACTCTTCTTCGACCTGGCCTTCATCCTGGCGCTGAACCGGGTGTCCCGGGCGTTGGAGGAAGACCTCACCGCCGTCGGGGCATTCCGGACGGCACTGCTGCTGGCCGCCATCTGGTGGGTTTGGTTCGTGACCGCCTGGTCGACGGACTGGTTCGATCCGGGTACCCCGTTGATCATCGCGCTGCTGCTCTGGGTGATGTTCGGCGGGATGCTGATGGCAGCCGCGGCACCGACCGCGTACGCCGGGCACGCGCTGGTGTTCGCCGGCGCGTATGTCGCGATCCACCTGGGCCGGGCCGCGATGCTGCTGCCCGCCCTGCGCGGGCATCCGCTGCAACTGCGGACGCTGCGGGTGGCGATCTGGTTCGCCGCCTCCGGGGCGCTGTGGCTGGTGGGCGCGTTCGTCGAGCCGGCCCAGGTGATCCTCTGGACGGTGGCGGTGGTCATCGACCTGTCGATGGCGCGGCTGCGCTGGCCGACACCGGCGCTCGGTCGCAGCAACTGGGCGGACCTGCAGGTCATCGGGGAGCACCTGTCCGAGCGCTACCAGCAGATCTACATCATCGCGCTCGGCGAGTTGATCCTGACCGCGGGTATCACCTACAGCGGTCGCGGCTTCGACCCGCACCGCACCCTGGCGTTTGCGCTGGTGTTCGTCAGCGCGGTCAGCATCGGCCGGCTGTACCTGCTGCCGGGTGGGATGCGGCTGGGTGCCGTGATCGAGGCGATCGGGCCGACGGGAAGCCACCTCGCTCTGCTCGCCGGTTACCTGCACCTCGTGATGATCTCCGGTGTCGTGGCCATCTCGGTCGGCTCGCAGCTGATGATCGAGGATCCGTTCTCCCACCACCCGGCAGTGTTCGTGACGCTGGCTGCCGGGCCGGCCCTCTTCCTGGTCGGTTGGATCCTGCTCGCCGCGGCCGTCCATCGCCGGGTCTCCTGGCACCGCGCGTTGGGGCTGGTGGCGATCGTGGCTGGCGCGGTCGCCGGCCGGAACCTGCCGCTGCTCGGCTACTCCGCGATCGCCACCGGAATACTGATCCTGATAGCCCATGGCGACGCACTGGTCTCACGCGCGGCCCGCTCGAGATCACCGTCCCGCGACGGGTAG